CCTCGATCAGTCGGGAAGCATGGtaccggaatccattgagattttgttcaaaccttggttgtctgaaagcgtgacgacatgtaccgagtatttctgtaatcactcggaccaaactgtgtcttacaccaactcgttctgcaaaatcgcaatcaattcgggggctaatgttggggatatacataacaggtaggcccacgaagggtcgaaatatcatgaagcgtggggtccacacaacatgtgggtccaggtcaatttcatacagacacactgtcCACTCGGACAagtagcatactatccactcgaccaagcaacataccatccactcggatgacagttcaccactcgaccgtacgactcactcggatatacgaagaccagcaggcagcaaagcagtcggcatctttctaatagtgaaggcttaatagtgggctgtcattatagcattcataccccactttgtaacataggaggtgaggaggtggcgcactctatataagccaccccccaccactagacttggggcttcttcttccacctctctcttttttcaccattagtctcaggacttagctcaggcatggggatccgttcctctctctcacacacattgtaatctccggatatatactcagataaaacaaagcctctccggagcacgagacgtagggttgttatctccaccgtgagaggcccgaactcgctaaaaccaccgtgtcacccatatgcatctcgatagatcatgctccgttaccctataccttattattgtcggaatcgttcccacgacacaTATTGTCTCTAATAGTGGAGAATTCGTGACAAGGTGTTAGTAAGACTTATGATGTTTTTGTTACTCCCTCCATCTCGGTGCATAAGGCATACTCGTAGTTCTAGGTCGTAAATCTTACTAGCTAAATGTGAATTATATGTGgtaataaaaatatatatttagaaacaatATTTGcatatgaatccaatgatatacttttcatgacatgtAACATTGTTTTAGGTTGATGCTGCTAGCTACTTTACTAAAATGGATGTGGGCATTGtttgatgcagagaccgggggtaATCCTCTTTTTCGAAGAAAAAAAACACTGCTTTAGGTAGTCAAAtcaatgacctagaactacgtgcatgtcCTATgcaccgagacggaggtagtagtcTTTACCCAGTTAATGGGATTTGTTTTCCACAAGTAGTAGCTGGTTTCTTTATAATGTTTTAGCTAGCAATTAGACTTGGTATTATAATTTAATGATTTAATACATTGTAGATCTAGTCTAAATAGGATGACCATTAATTCGTATAATCTTAATGTAACTTCTCCTGTGGCAGTCTCCCAGTGTGACTTCTTCCTATGTCAATATACTTGCAGAGCAATACAATCCCAATCATAGAGGAGGTTGCACCAAATTTTGCGGGAACACAAGTATGCACTTCCCTTTTGGGCTTGAAAAAGGTTGCTACGCTGCTGAAAAGTTTTGACTTAACTGTACATCAGAGAACATCACAATTCTTGATCGAGGGGGTAACAATATTAATGAAGGCGCCAAATTAATTGTGGACAACATTTCAGTGAATGAAGGATATCTTAATGTTAGAGAAACAAAGAATAACTTAAGGTATGGTAATGAAGAGCTCGCGGTAATAGGTTATAGAAGCAATGGGGACTAGGAAGTAGAAGACATCTCTTCAGATGGTTTTCATTTATCCGAAGAATACGGTATGAAGTTGTTGTGGTCTGTCGATAATTTGACCTGTTCGAAGGCTATGAGCAAGCAAATAAGTGCTACATATGCATGTCGTAGCAGCAATAGCACTTGCATTATTGTCAACCAACCAGGCTACAAGAATGTGACAATGCAGCTCGGCTATCGTTGCCAGTGCTCTCAAGGTTTTTATGGAAATCCATACATACTGAACGGATGCCAAGGTAAATAGTACATTACAACTGCAGTACAAATTATCTTCCAACTACACGGACGATTTTCCAAGTACATGAAATGATTGACTAAAATATTGCAATGATAAATCTGGCAGGATTCATGTGATGCAATCTGTCGGTCACCTTGATCCAAAGAATTTATTTCCTTTTTAGAGGATTTATGCTAGACATGCTACTCAAATCATACAACTCATTAATATGTCTCATTTTGGTTATGTGCATCACACGATGTAGAGACTAGAAGAATTATACATTATGCACTAGTAGCAAAACGACCTTTAATactggtttgtaagggcctttagtcccggttctggaaccggcaccaaagggtggggactaaaggtacccccccctttagtcccggttcaacacaaaccgggccaaaggcccaccacgtggcacgagcccacGCCGGGGGCcgtgagacctttagtaccggttggtaacatcaatcggtactaaaggtttttctaaaaaaatgtttttttaaattgaattttttcttctgattttcaaatttctgaattatttgaggatttaatctctaatcacccctcatcattgctctaatcacccctcatcattccaattCGTCTAACtttccggccggtcacccatcctctcactactccagtctgagcacgcttaacttccaagTTCTATTCCCgctagtttccaagtctgcacttgttgtttaccTGAcaagtaagctgtcaatcctattaaccctcgggagtttagcttcagtatgaagtcacacatttcaccgtttgagtttgaaactattactctaaaaaataattattatttagtaacactaatatttcttgaataagtagtttgaccacagtttgacaatAGTTTGcccacagtttgaccaaaattaaaaaagaCTAAAAtagttatttagtaacactaatatttcttgaacgAGTAGTTTGacaatagtttgaccacagtttgaccagatttaacaaaaattcaaaaaaactaaaatttgagcatatctttttttcctttcagaatttgaggattctaaaaatctgCAAACAGGCCTatggccgtcaaaatcggatgcgtaTTTTTGTGCTgattttttttgatatattatgtgTTTTTTTCGACATTGTATGCAAAAGATATGGTCGTTTTACTTTTTCCTAACACTTCTTTGCAGAACATGTCGAAACAGAAAAGGCNNNNNNNNNNNNNNNNNNNNNNNNNNNNNNNNNNNNNNNNNNNNNNNNNNNNNNNNNNNNNNNNNNNNNNNNNNNNNNNNNNNNNNNNNNNNNNNNNNNNNNNNNNNNNNNNNNNNNNNNNNNNNNNNNNNNNNNNNNNNNNNNNNNNNNNNNNNNNNNNNNNNNNNNNNNNNNNNNNNNNgtcctttagtcccggtttgtgtctccaaccgggactaaaggttagaccccttttgtcccggtttgtgacacaaaccgatgatgtaggttagacctttagtcccggtttgtgtcacaaaccgggactaaatgtgctcgtggggccccggcctgacgccagcctgccaccacccctttagtaccggtttgtggcacaaacctgTATTGAAGGTTCAACACGGACCGGGACTAATGCATAGTcattcgaaccgggactaatggtaccattagtgccggttcatttacaaaccgggactaaagagctgAACATTAGctagtttttctactagtgatggtacATTATGCTAAATTACACCTAGCCATGCACTAGTACTAGTTTTTTGCTAACTCATGAAAATGGCAACATAGGGATTGATCCTTGTTTGAGCTAACACTGAAGATCACCATCATGTATATGATTTCTTATACAACATTTTTTTGTCTTCTATAATGTGCGCATACAAACTTGCAGAATATAGTGACATTTGCATACACATAAACAAGTAAATTCACATCATGGAAACAGTATGTTATTAACATATATGAAATCAAACATATGTGTATAAAGTTAGGTGTCTACATAGTTTGGTTGTTTACAAACATGTGCCTGGAAACGATAATGGTCAATGGTAAGATCACATTGTTGCATAGAGGTAGTTTTAATGTCTCTAGGATGAGTGCTGGGCCAAGGGTAGCGTAGATATTGTTCTACTATTTCTACCAAATATTTTCAGACATTATTTGTTTCTCACATATGTACCATTTACAGATGTCAATGAGTGTTTGTTGATGAATATTTGCAACGGCCCTTGCCTAAATTATCCTGGAGGCTATAGTTGCAGTGAGTGCACGCATGGAAAAGAGTTTGATCCAATAGAACTCAAATGTGTCATGTCAAAAAAGAGACACAATCTTCTCTTAGGTAAATCATACTGAATTTACTCACCTCGGTACAAATTGCAACTTGCAAAGTGGGATTTTTTTTCATAACAACAACTATTTGATGTATAGGTATCACAATTGGAATTAGTTGTGGCCTTGGTGCCATAATTCTTGTGGTAGGCGCCACAGTACTCATCAACAAGTGGAAGAGAGGCATACAGAAGAGAATTCGAAGGACATACTTCAAGAGAAATCAAGGCCTACTCTTGGAACAACTAATATTAGATGAAAGTGCCACAGATAAAACAAAGATATTCTCTTTGGAGGAATTAGATAAAGCAACCAACAACTTTGATGTCAGTCATATTCTTGGTCATGGAGGACATGGCACGGTTTACAAAGGGATTCTATCCGACCAACGTGTAGTGGCCATAAAAAAGTCTAAGCTGGTGGAGCAAACTGAGATTGACCAGTTTATCAACGAGGTTGCCATCCTGTCACAAATCATTCATCGGAATGTGGTCAAGCTTTTTGGTTGTTGTCTCGAAACAGAAGTGCCTTTGCTAGTTTATGAGTTCATATCCAATGGCACCCTATATGATCTTCTTCACATTGATGTAAGTGTTCAGTGCTTACTTTTATGGGGTGATCGCATTAGGATTGCAGTAGAAGCTGCAGGTGCTCTTGCTTATCTGCACTCAGCTGCTGCGATACCAATTTTCCATAGAGATGTCAAATCTTCCAATATACTCCTAGATGGCAACTTTACTACCAAGGTTTCTGACTTTGGTGCTTCGAGGTCTTTATCACTTGATCAGACACATGTAGTGACAATTGTACAAGGAACTTTTGGTTACTTAGACCCCGAGTACTACCACACTGGGGAGCTGAGTGAGAAGAGTGATGTTTATAGCTTTGGAATTATACTGGTGGAGCTTCTAATGAGAAAGAAGCCAGTTTTTATTAATGAACAAGGTATAAAGCAAAGCTTGGCTCATTACTTTGTGGAAGGACTTCAGCAGGGAGTTCTCATGGAAATCATGGATCCCCAAGTTGCGGAAGAAGCGAACCAGAATGAAATTGATGACATTGCCTCAGTTGCGGAAGCATGCTTGAAAACCAAAGGAAAAGAAAGACCTACCATGAAAGAGGTAGAAATGAAGTTGCAACTCCTGAAAACTAGAAGATTAAGGAGTCAACTTCCTCCCATAAATGATGGAGAGATCGAGTCATTTGGGTGCCTAAATGGCGCTAGCTCTCATGCACAGAGCAACGGCATTGTCAGTAATGTTGGCTTAACACCTACATGCAGCTCCGGAAAGTACAGTCTGGAGCAAGAGTTTTTGAACTCGGCCAGCTTGCCACGCTAGCGAAGCACACAGTGGGATGATCATATGCTTACTAAGGTTCCCAGGTGCATGTCAGTTACCCTACGTGTGCTTATATAGAAAAACTATGCAATGCACGTAGTTCCTTTTTGTGGGAGTATGGCATGTAAATTTCCGAATTGTGTTTGTAGCTTATCTTATGTGTGTAATTTCTTTCGACGACAATTATTGCAATTAAGCTACAGTGGTGAATAAAGTTATTTTAtcgttgttttttttctttttgaaatttcTTTTTTACCATACACATTTCTCACTACTCATTAGCAATAATACTCGAACCTGTAATACATTAGTCATTGGTAATGAGCAATGGTGAATAAATGTTGGTTTAACGCCTactattatattatgggacggactACAATTGATGTGAGTTATGTGTGTTTGTTAGATATATAGAAGCCCTACTTCGCCAGAAAAGAATGCGGAAACATAATTATGGATTTGTAAAGCCTAAAGCCCTGTTACTATGGCTTCTTAttgtttatttttatgttttaggGAAAAAGAATAGTCATTCCTTTTATCTGCGATATCCTTTTCCCCTCCCCTTCCGTGCCGCCGCGTGTGGTGGCCTCAGCTGCGAAGGGTGATGCTTCTCCTGGTCGCCAGCCGGCCGGTAGAGTGCTCTGCCTTGGCGGTTTCCCAGAGGAAGGTTGGGGAGCCCGGCCGTCGAGAAGCAGCAAGCGGTTGGAAACGGGTGAGGCAGCTGCTCCGATCGGCATGCGCGCTCGCTGCACCGAGGTGCCCATCGCTGTGCTGGGGGctggtgatgaagtcatgtacctagggtagggtcacgggcctgtccaaagtaccctccccaaggacatcttcagaagaagctaccttccagtcgaccaagagggattccactcgacggactcgaagacactcgacgatgaagactcactcgaccaccaagagaccaagagccactctgcatccaaacggtctgtaattaagtagtctttatagtcatgatgacactttatgtaaggcgttaccagtaacgcctatctttatgtactttaaaccctgcataactgagggccggaggggtcgggcagacactatataagccaccccctcctcggtgtaaagggttcgtacccctgtaactcatatgcacataatccagtcgaccgcctccgggctccgagacgtagggctgttacttcctccgagaagggtctgaactcgtaaatcccttgcgtatacaactactccatagctaggaccttgcctctccatacctactccccattctactgtcagacttaggaccacgacagttggcgcccaccgtggggcaggtgtcttagcgactttttggagaagttgcaatttgaccgatcaccttcatcatggtttctggcggagttctggtcgagggccgcgagatccgtctcggtgcgctcgctttcatcgccgacgactccgcttggctccaggaggcaccactcgacatcgatgcgctccccgtccgcggtgcgacgcactttcgggcgtgtgtccgcgacgtcctgctgcggcagccgtcgaccccataccggtcgactcctgtgccgtcctccctccctgtctcccgccagcgcaagcgctccggtcggtcgaggctccagtgatgggtgagacacgctgtggctcgccaatcggcaaccacccaagtcgcggcaattgagcccgacgaatctctccacggcctgtttgatctgtcgactggctccgtagagactgcatctgagtgcgacagcagtgatccagcggcggaggtcctgatggtcaatggacctcaTAGCCCTCCCGGCTTCCCCTGCATCGACGGGATGGACGATGGAGGCGACCCCACTCAGGCTCACGAAgaatatcagcccgagccactcacttctcaacaaagagaagatcttcgccgccggaacatggatgccctacaTACTCCTATCGCgggagaaactcccgaggctcgtgccttggaagaggcgcgtttggccaacttggctgaatgcactcgactggagaacctccagcgagcactcgacgagcgtgcgtggcaacgagtacccgactccagccgacgtcagctctttgcacaacccactcaggtatatcggactccgattcagaatttagcagctgcagcccgtattgcggagtcaattcagccctctcagtgggaggctggaagaggcttgatgcagatcagggatttgctctgggcagcaggagatcagaattcagttgtgtcacagtAGCGCAACaagatccacagtcgatccgtcgctgcgaatactgttcagtcggctcacagcccaaggtcacctccgaggcgcgtgggacatgaaggccggcgggaccactatgatgaccgatttgttcatgatgacaggcgtcgagtgcccactcctcccccgagaggtgggtctaacgcccatcggcaacaagatgacaggcgccagctcagtgttgggcggagagctccggtcgaccccagagaaccagg
Above is a window of Triticum aestivum cultivar Chinese Spring chromosome 6B, IWGSC CS RefSeq v2.1, whole genome shotgun sequence DNA encoding:
- the LOC123139771 gene encoding wall-associated receptor kinase 2 — translated: MIAVSFLLACFAAALQPTSAGEAGRGGIWHIPFAADLARARCPSRCGGVAIHYPWGIGPGCFRQGFELTCNNTAGHKRLFLGNSTTEVLELSPGENGLRVSPIHFNVTKKPGMNDTYNMSWEAPVKGVMASEQTGLFVVGCGVGLYLFGHDTTDPIGYCDMPAFGFTVDRLKGVSALSGQAQVLSNTIKVFLAEDYNFHVADIYSSRVDKRNIDVAVLRIVITDQPSCESAQKKKSSYACGDSSDGVGVPSGGYSCSSRPDTTGNNPYLMDGCQQARSRRRRDRTRLIPGAVKCCAVLIGPSHAHRPQATHACPETCSSAKRRARPPCDTLVGAAPWHARGRLKTRLPALACIAGCTSHPAAWVFFICVVYIGWLMLLATLLKWMWALFDAETGGITIGISCGLGAIILVVGATVLINKWKRGIQKRIRRTYFKRNQGLLLEQLILDESATDKTKIFSLEELDKATNNFDVSHILGHGGHGTVYKGILSDQRVVAIKKSKLVEQTEIDQFINEVAILSQIIHRNVVKLFGCCLETEVPLLVYEFISNGTLYDLLHIDVSVQCLLLWGDRIRIAVEAAGALAYLHSAAAIPIFHRDVKSSNILLDGNFTTKVSDFGASRSLSLDQTHVVTIVQGTFGYLDPEYYHTGELSEKSDVYSFGIILVELLMRKKPVFINEQGIKQSLAHYFVEGLQQGVLMEIMDPQVAEEANQNEIDDIASVAEACLKTKGKERPTMKEVEMKLQLLKTRRLRSQLPPINDGEIESFGCLNGASSHAQSNGIVSNVGLTPTCSSGKYSLEQEFLNSASLPR